In one Candidatus Pelagibacter sp. HTCC7211 genomic region, the following are encoded:
- a CDS encoding leucyl aminopeptidase, with amino-acid sequence MTIQINYKNNGLKKVSSNLVLFVDEKFNINSVKKYISNTEYSYISDLLKNSDLKKQLLLFEINSKKTIFLASIKKDFRSSDIENLGAKFHSHINYEKKNEYFINSDSVKSKIKNFIGYFLHGIKLKSYEFNLYKSKKTKKAVSINVVGNDNKISKQDQLRFKALEEGTFFARDLVSEPGNILHPDEYAKRINSLKKFGLKINIYDEKKLKKLGMNALLGVGQGSIRGSYLVTMEWNGAKNNSKPLAFVGKGVCFDTGGISLKPAKFMEDMTYDMAGSATVVGLMKNLAVRKAKINAVGVVGLVENMPGGNAQRPGDIVKSYSGKTIEILNTDAEGRLVLADALTFTEKKFKPEFMVDLATLTGAIIVSLGSEYAGLFSNNDNLSKQLIEAGEKVEEKLWRMPLHENFDKLINSKNADMQNINYVGGAGSTTAAQFLQRFILNKTPWAHLDIAGMAFSKYGGALNSGGATGFGVRLLNQLIEDDYE; translated from the coding sequence ATGACAATACAAATTAATTATAAAAATAACGGTTTAAAAAAAGTATCATCCAATCTTGTGCTATTTGTTGATGAAAAGTTCAATATCAATAGCGTAAAAAAATATATTTCAAACACTGAATATTCATATATCTCAGATTTGCTGAAAAATAGTGATTTAAAAAAACAACTACTTTTGTTTGAGATTAATTCGAAAAAAACAATATTTTTAGCATCAATCAAAAAAGATTTCAGATCTTCAGATATAGAAAATTTAGGTGCTAAATTTCACAGTCATATAAATTATGAGAAGAAAAATGAATATTTTATAAATTCAGATTCAGTAAAGAGTAAGATCAAAAATTTTATAGGGTATTTTTTACATGGAATAAAATTAAAATCATATGAGTTTAATTTATATAAATCAAAAAAAACTAAAAAAGCTGTTTCTATTAATGTTGTTGGAAATGATAATAAGATATCAAAACAAGATCAATTAAGATTTAAAGCGTTAGAAGAAGGAACTTTTTTTGCAAGAGATCTTGTGTCTGAGCCAGGTAATATTTTACACCCTGATGAATACGCAAAAAGAATTAACTCTCTGAAAAAATTTGGTTTAAAAATAAATATTTATGACGAAAAGAAATTAAAAAAACTCGGAATGAATGCTTTACTTGGAGTAGGACAAGGCAGTATTAGAGGCTCTTATCTTGTAACCATGGAATGGAATGGAGCGAAAAATAATTCCAAACCTTTGGCATTTGTTGGAAAAGGTGTTTGTTTTGATACTGGCGGTATTTCGTTAAAACCTGCTAAGTTCATGGAGGACATGACTTATGATATGGCAGGTTCAGCTACAGTAGTTGGTTTAATGAAAAACTTGGCTGTAAGAAAAGCTAAAATTAATGCTGTTGGCGTAGTAGGGCTTGTAGAAAATATGCCGGGAGGGAACGCCCAAAGACCTGGAGACATTGTTAAATCGTATAGCGGCAAAACAATTGAAATACTTAATACAGATGCTGAAGGTAGATTAGTTTTAGCTGATGCACTAACTTTTACTGAAAAGAAATTTAAACCTGAGTTTATGGTTGATCTAGCAACTTTAACTGGCGCTATTATAGTTTCTTTAGGATCTGAGTACGCTGGTTTATTTTCAAATAATGATAATTTATCTAAACAACTTATTGAAGCTGGAGAAAAAGTTGAAGAGAAGTTATGGCGAATGCCACTACATGAAAACTTTGATAAACTTATCAATTCAAAAAATGCTGATATGCAAAATATCAATTACGTAGGTGGAGCTGGCTCAACAACAGCAGCACAGTTTTTGCAAAGATTTATTTTAAACAAAACACCATGGGCTCATCTAGATATTGCTGGTATGGCATTTTCAAAATATGGAGGAGCTTTAAATTCAGGTGGCGCAACTGGTTTTGGTGTAAGATTATTAAATCAACTAATAGAGGATGATTATGAGTAA
- a CDS encoding membrane protein: MKFNLKYLTFSKLYIYFCFLALLNIFFSTTNVNAKSFSINDIEISTPFEINFNKNQIIDEGFLEAFNELVLSIVQTKDQKKLQQTSLSSIKGMIETFSIKEEKFINEVYYLSLNVSFNKKRVFNLLESKNIFPSLPIKKDVLFIPIILDKNKNEILIFSESYLFNNWNLNTKKYHLLNFILPSEDLEDFNSIKNNSRNIDKYDFNQIVKKYNLEDYIIMIVFKNDNGIRVLNKINFNNKIDLKNLDFPNLSLKNEKEFQEFIEYSKDIYENYWKSKNEINTSIKLTLTISIDNDDNSKISQFEKILSNLDLIYDFYIFKFNNKNNIYKVIFNGSPDHFLNVMKNKNYEFDIQDRVWVLK; encoded by the coding sequence ATGAAATTTAATTTAAAATATTTAACTTTCAGTAAACTATATATTTATTTTTGTTTTCTTGCTTTATTAAATATTTTTTTTTCCACAACTAATGTTAATGCCAAAAGCTTTTCTATCAATGATATAGAGATTTCCACTCCATTTGAGATAAATTTTAATAAAAATCAAATAATTGATGAAGGGTTTTTAGAGGCATTTAATGAATTAGTTTTATCTATTGTCCAAACAAAGGATCAAAAAAAACTTCAACAAACTTCTTTAAGCTCAATTAAAGGTATGATTGAAACTTTTTCTATTAAAGAAGAAAAATTTATTAATGAAGTATATTATTTATCTTTAAATGTATCCTTTAACAAAAAAAGAGTATTTAATTTATTAGAAAGTAAAAATATATTTCCATCCTTACCGATAAAAAAGGATGTGCTATTTATACCAATTATATTAGATAAAAATAAAAATGAAATTTTAATATTTTCTGAAAGCTATTTATTTAATAATTGGAATTTGAATACTAAAAAATATCACTTATTAAACTTTATTTTACCATCAGAAGACTTAGAGGATTTCAATTCAATAAAAAATAATTCAAGAAATATAGATAAATATGATTTTAATCAAATAGTTAAAAAATATAACTTAGAAGATTATATCATAATGATCGTCTTTAAAAATGATAATGGAATTAGAGTTTTAAACAAAATAAATTTTAATAATAAGATAGATTTAAAAAATCTTGATTTTCCAAATCTAAGTCTAAAAAATGAAAAAGAATTTCAAGAATTTATTGAATATTCAAAAGATATTTATGAAAATTATTGGAAATCTAAAAATGAAATTAATACTTCAATTAAGTTAACTTTAACAATTTCAATTGATAATGATGATAATTCAAAAATTTCTCAATTTGAAAAAATTTTGAGTAATTTAGATTTAATTTATGATTTTTATATTTTTAAATTCAATAATAAAAACAACATATATAAGGTAATATTTAATGGTTCACCTGATCATTTTTTAAATGTTATGAAAAATAAAAATTATGAATTTGATATTCAAGATCGAGTATGGGTTTTAAAATGA
- the purM gene encoding phosphoribosylformylglycinamidine cyclo-ligase, with protein MNKKLFTYKKSGVNIDAADSFVNFISSVSSKKKGKKKFSNIGGFGSISSIPNNIKQPKIVACTDGVGTKIEIANTLNKYDTIGIDLVAMSVNDLIVQGAKPLLFLDYISINKIDLKKLKSIIKGIVNGCKQSSCELVGGETAEMPGTYEKGKFDIAGFAVGVVGTNKILSKNKIKNNDLVLAIPSSGLHSNGFSLVRYLINQKKINIKKDKFLKTELLRPTKIYVKEVLNLIDKNLINGCSNITGGGLADNIKRVIPENLVAEIDLTKINPSKIFKWLKKNNISDKEMLKTFNCGVGFCLIINPKKLSKVKKYFTNRFRPYVIGKISKGKNKVKLNGNINWI; from the coding sequence ATGAATAAAAAATTGTTTACCTATAAAAAAAGTGGAGTTAATATTGATGCAGCAGATAGCTTTGTTAATTTCATTTCTTCAGTTTCATCAAAAAAAAAAGGCAAAAAAAAGTTTTCTAATATTGGGGGGTTTGGATCAATATCAAGTATTCCAAATAATATTAAACAGCCTAAAATTGTTGCCTGTACAGATGGAGTTGGTACTAAAATTGAAATTGCTAACACTCTAAACAAATATGATACAATTGGAATTGATTTAGTTGCCATGAGTGTAAATGATTTAATTGTTCAGGGTGCAAAACCTCTTTTATTTCTAGATTATATATCAATAAATAAAATCGATTTAAAAAAACTCAAATCTATAATTAAAGGGATAGTCAATGGATGCAAACAATCATCATGCGAATTGGTGGGTGGTGAGACTGCAGAAATGCCCGGCACATATGAAAAAGGGAAATTTGATATTGCAGGTTTTGCCGTGGGAGTAGTCGGAACAAATAAAATTCTAAGTAAAAATAAAATTAAGAATAATGATCTTGTATTAGCCATCCCTTCAAGTGGTCTTCACTCAAATGGTTTTTCTTTAGTAAGATATTTAATTAATCAAAAAAAAATAAATATTAAAAAAGATAAATTTTTAAAAACTGAACTATTAAGACCAACTAAAATTTATGTAAAAGAAGTTTTAAATTTAATTGATAAAAATTTAATTAATGGATGCTCTAATATAACTGGTGGTGGTTTGGCAGATAATATAAAAAGAGTAATACCAGAAAATTTAGTTGCAGAAATTGATTTAACAAAAATTAATCCATCTAAAATTTTTAAGTGGTTAAAAAAAAATAACATATCTGATAAAGAAATGCTTAAAACATTTAATTGTGGTGTTGGTTTTTGTTTAATAATTAATCCTAAAAAATTATCTAAAGTAAAAAAATATTTCACAAATAGATTTAGACCATATGTGATTGGAAAAATTTCTAAAGGAAAAAATAAAGTTAAATTAAATGGCAATATCAACTGGATCTAA
- the aspS gene encoding aspartate--tRNA ligase, whose product MSKYRTHKCNELRKQDLDKEISISGWINKKRDHGNILFIDLRDNYGITQCIIDKENKNFLELEKTQLETVVKIDGKVVERSSETVNKDIETGDIEVVINNFEVLGTCKELPMPVFSDQEYAEEIRLKYRFLDLRRKKIHENIILRSKVISFIRNEMTSAGFLEFQTPILTSSSPEGARDFLVPSRLNPGKFYALPQAPQQFKQLIMVSGFDKYFQIAPCFRDEDARADRSPGEFYQLDLEMSFVEQEDVFNVVEKLLVNTFKKFSDKKLMYDQFPKISYADAMLKYGSDKPDLRNPLVINDITEVFSREDVSFEIFKKLTKSGSKVRCISTKNTKDKPRSFFDNIDKWAKEQGASGLAYFTFEDDGELSAKGPIGKFFSKEALLEIMKKTNSEVGDSIFMACGKLNELEKITALARDKIAQDLDLINDNIFAFCWIVDYPMFERDEKTNKIGFSHNPFSMPQGDLTDKQLEDPLNILAYQYDIVCNGIELSSGAIRNHKPELMYRLFSIAGYDKKQVDEKFSGMINALSFGAPPHGGIAPGIDRIVMLLANEKNIREVTMFPMNQNAQDLMMKAPSEVNEEQLKELNLALKIKK is encoded by the coding sequence TTGAGCAAGTATAGAACACATAAATGCAACGAACTTAGAAAACAAGATTTAGATAAAGAGATTTCTATATCTGGATGGATAAATAAAAAAAGAGATCATGGGAATATATTATTTATTGATCTTCGTGATAATTATGGAATTACTCAATGTATCATTGATAAAGAAAATAAAAATTTTTTAGAATTAGAAAAAACTCAACTAGAAACAGTCGTAAAAATTGACGGAAAGGTTGTTGAGCGTTCAAGTGAAACTGTCAATAAGGATATCGAAACAGGTGATATTGAAGTTGTAATAAATAATTTTGAGGTATTAGGAACTTGCAAAGAATTACCAATGCCTGTTTTCAGTGACCAAGAGTATGCTGAAGAAATAAGATTAAAATATAGATTTTTAGATTTAAGAAGAAAAAAAATTCATGAAAACATAATTTTAAGATCTAAAGTAATTTCATTTATACGAAATGAAATGACAAGTGCAGGTTTTTTGGAATTCCAAACTCCTATATTAACCTCTTCAAGTCCAGAGGGAGCAAGAGATTTTCTTGTTCCTAGTAGATTAAATCCTGGAAAATTTTATGCACTGCCACAAGCTCCTCAACAGTTTAAACAATTAATTATGGTATCTGGTTTTGATAAATATTTTCAAATAGCTCCGTGCTTTAGAGATGAAGATGCGAGAGCTGATAGAAGTCCAGGTGAATTTTATCAATTAGATCTAGAAATGTCTTTTGTTGAACAAGAAGATGTTTTTAATGTAGTTGAAAAATTATTAGTTAATACCTTTAAAAAATTTTCTGATAAAAAATTGATGTATGATCAATTTCCAAAAATTTCATATGCTGATGCAATGTTGAAATATGGAAGTGATAAACCAGATTTAAGAAACCCTTTAGTCATAAATGATATTACAGAAGTATTTTCACGTGAGGATGTATCATTTGAAATTTTCAAGAAACTTACAAAATCTGGCTCTAAAGTAAGATGTATTTCGACAAAAAATACCAAAGATAAACCAAGAAGTTTTTTTGATAATATTGATAAATGGGCCAAAGAGCAAGGTGCTTCAGGATTAGCATACTTTACTTTTGAAGATGATGGAGAGCTTTCAGCTAAGGGACCTATAGGTAAATTTTTTTCTAAAGAAGCATTATTAGAAATAATGAAAAAAACAAATTCTGAAGTAGGGGACAGTATTTTTATGGCCTGTGGAAAACTAAATGAACTGGAAAAAATTACTGCACTAGCTAGAGATAAAATTGCACAAGACCTAGATTTAATAAATGATAATATTTTCGCTTTTTGTTGGATAGTTGATTATCCGATGTTTGAAAGAGACGAAAAAACAAATAAGATTGGATTTAGTCATAATCCTTTTTCTATGCCTCAAGGTGATTTAACTGACAAACAACTAGAAGATCCTTTAAACATATTGGCCTATCAGTATGATATTGTTTGTAATGGAATAGAGTTGTCATCTGGAGCAATAAGAAATCATAAACCAGAGCTTATGTATAGGCTATTTTCAATTGCTGGATATGATAAAAAACAAGTTGATGAAAAATTTAGCGGTATGATAAATGCCTTAAGTTTTGGCGCACCCCCACACGGAGGTATCGCACCTGGTATTGATAGAATTGTGATGTTATTAGCTAATGAAAAAAATATTAGAGAGGTTACCATGTTTCCAATGAATCAAAACGCTCAAGATTTGATGATGAAAGCTCCATCTGAGGTTAATGAAGAACAGCTGAAAGAACTAAATCTTGCTTTAAAAATCAAAAAATAA
- a CDS encoding TSCPD domain-containing protein: MAKYLVETYYTCTFKVNHYLDDINETELKNLEKRDDGKFEVLDVKLDNRKTKSLDPNNNKVIENKKVEVVANVNQSTQQNKDNIIATLNKNSERGGKRFGMPDRRKGYIQKATIGDHKVYLHTGEYEDGKIGEIFIDTSKEGELVKALMNNFAIAVSLGLQYGVPLDEFISAFVGTKFEPSGKVHGNDRILSASSILDYIFRELAISYQNREDLAHTPSIGGNDANSVDEQGSEDQNQLLKIVKDITSKGFVRNNYKKNLVDLSDVKINLKGKK; this comes from the coding sequence ATGGCAAAATATTTAGTTGAGACATATTATACGTGTACATTTAAAGTTAATCATTACTTAGATGATATTAATGAAACTGAGTTAAAAAACTTAGAAAAAAGAGATGATGGAAAATTTGAAGTTTTGGATGTTAAATTAGATAATCGTAAAACTAAAAGCCTTGATCCAAACAATAATAAAGTTATTGAAAACAAAAAAGTTGAAGTAGTAGCTAATGTAAACCAATCAACTCAACAGAACAAAGATAATATAATTGCGACTTTAAATAAAAATTCAGAGCGAGGTGGTAAAAGATTTGGAATGCCCGATAGAAGAAAAGGCTACATACAAAAAGCAACAATTGGAGATCATAAAGTTTATCTTCATACGGGTGAATATGAGGATGGAAAAATAGGCGAAATCTTTATTGATACAAGCAAAGAAGGAGAATTGGTTAAAGCTTTAATGAATAATTTTGCAATCGCTGTGTCTCTAGGTCTTCAATATGGTGTTCCTCTTGATGAATTCATTAGCGCTTTTGTTGGAACAAAATTTGAACCCTCAGGAAAAGTCCATGGAAATGATCGAATTTTAAGCGCTAGTTCAATTTTAGATTATATTTTTAGAGAACTAGCTATTTCATACCAAAATAGAGAAGATTTAGCTCACACTCCTTCAATTGGTGGTAATGACGCTAATTCCGTAGATGAACAAGGATCTGAAGATCAAAATCAATTATTAAAAATTGTGAAAGATATCACTAGCAAAGGTTTTGTAAGAAATAATTACAAAAAAAATCTTGTAGATCTCTCTGATGTGAAAATAAATTTGAAGGGAAAAAAATAG
- a CDS encoding NADH-ubiquinone oxidoreductase subunit NDUFA12 family protein, translating into MLTLLKKIFTWWNQDTFGTRLKTIFFGKFVGDDELGNKYYESKNGKRWVIYADSIDASKIPVEWYSWMHFTPNKIERTHNLEKYDWQKPHQSNLTGTEEAYYPNKSKNAIKKKYSSWKE; encoded by the coding sequence ATGTTGACGCTTTTAAAAAAAATTTTCACTTGGTGGAATCAAGATACGTTTGGAACAAGATTAAAAACTATTTTTTTTGGAAAATTTGTTGGCGATGACGAGCTAGGCAACAAATACTATGAAAGCAAAAATGGAAAAAGATGGGTAATTTATGCTGACTCTATTGACGCATCAAAAATTCCAGTTGAATGGTATTCTTGGATGCATTTTACTCCTAATAAAATCGAAAGAACACATAATCTAGAAAAATATGACTGGCAAAAACCTCACCAATCAAATTTAACTGGAACAGAAGAGGCCTATTATCCAAATAAAAGCAAAAATGCCATTAAAAAGAAATATTCTAGTTGGAAAGAGTAA
- the purN gene encoding phosphoribosylglycinamide formyltransferase, whose amino-acid sequence MAISTGSKVIRTAVFISGTGSNLKSLIKFSKLKISPISINLIVSNNTKSKGLKYANIFKIKKKIFTFKNKTDEKKILVELKKNKIDLICLAGFMKILSKTFIKNFKGRILNIHPSLLPKFKGLNTHERAINKKEKYSGCTVHFVNSKLDSGKIILQKKVKIKKSDTPKTLAKRILSQEHRLYPKAILKVFNL is encoded by the coding sequence ATGGCAATATCAACTGGATCTAAAGTAATAAGGACTGCAGTTTTTATTTCAGGGACAGGTAGTAATCTTAAATCTCTCATAAAATTTTCAAAACTTAAAATATCACCTATATCTATTAACTTAATTGTTTCAAATAATACAAAATCTAAAGGTCTTAAATATGCAAATATTTTTAAGATTAAAAAAAAAATTTTTACTTTTAAAAACAAGACTGATGAAAAAAAAATACTTGTTGAATTGAAAAAAAACAAGATAGATTTAATTTGTCTCGCTGGTTTTATGAAAATATTATCAAAAACTTTTATAAAAAATTTTAAAGGAAGGATATTAAATATTCATCCATCTCTTCTTCCAAAGTTCAAAGGTTTGAACACACATGAGAGAGCAATTAATAAAAAAGAAAAATACTCTGGCTGTACAGTTCATTTTGTTAATTCAAAACTAGATTCTGGAAAAATTATTCTTCAAAAAAAGGTAAAAATTAAAAAAAGTGATACCCCTAAAACACTTGCTAAAAGAATTCTATCCCAAGAACACAGATTATACCCAAAAGCTATTTTAAAAGTTTTTAATCTTTAA
- a CDS encoding acetyl-CoA carboxylase biotin carboxyl carrier protein, producing MKIDKSIIKELSDYLDEFNLTEIEITEKDTKIKVSKNNVSSNNQPVTASVSPAIKNEIVNSESNINSGTEITSPIIGTAYHAPEPGAKKFVEVGKKIKKGDTIMIVEAMKTMNHVPSTADGIVKEICVEDGHPVEFGQTIIILE from the coding sequence ATGAAAATAGATAAAAGTATTATTAAAGAATTAAGTGACTACTTAGATGAATTTAATCTTACTGAAATAGAAATTACAGAAAAAGATACTAAAATCAAAGTTTCAAAAAATAATGTATCTAGCAATAATCAACCAGTAACAGCTTCTGTTTCTCCAGCTATAAAAAATGAAATTGTTAATAGTGAATCTAATATAAATTCTGGAACTGAAATCACATCACCAATCATAGGGACTGCATATCATGCACCAGAACCTGGTGCTAAGAAATTTGTTGAAGTTGGAAAAAAAATTAAAAAAGGTGATACCATAATGATTGTTGAAGCTATGAAAACAATGAATCACGTTCCTTCAACAGCTGATGGAATAGTTAAAGAAATTTGTGTTGAAGATGGTCATCCTGTTGAATTTGGCCAAACAATTATCATTTTAGAATAA
- the ndk gene encoding nucleoside-diphosphate kinase: MSNIEQTLSIIKPDAVERNLDNEIKEMFKNKGFSILKEKKIQIEKSEAEKFYKVHETKPFYNDLCAYLSSGPIVVMVLEKENAVLANRELMGATNPKDAEEGTIRKKYGISIDKNSVHGSDSVENAKIEIDFFFKD; encoded by the coding sequence ATGAGTAACATTGAACAAACGCTTTCAATAATTAAACCAGATGCAGTCGAAAGAAATTTGGATAATGAGATTAAAGAAATGTTTAAAAATAAAGGATTTTCTATTCTTAAAGAAAAAAAGATACAGATAGAAAAATCTGAAGCTGAAAAATTTTATAAAGTTCATGAAACTAAGCCATTTTACAATGATCTTTGTGCATACCTCTCATCTGGACCAATAGTTGTGATGGTTTTAGAAAAAGAAAATGCAGTATTAGCCAATAGAGAATTAATGGGGGCAACTAATCCTAAAGATGCTGAAGAAGGTACTATTAGAAAAAAGTACGGGATTTCAATAGATAAAAATTCTGTTCATGGATCTGATAGTGTTGAAAATGCAAAAATAGAAATAGATTTTTTCTTTAAAGATTAA
- a CDS encoding DnaA ATPase domain-containing protein: MKNFNQLIIKFDHEQNFKDQDFYVSKSNEYSFKLLSSWPKWEKNFLNLIGEKFSGKSHLVNIFLKKFKGIKINASEISNQFLKDIKIYENIIIENLDNNIEENLFFTLLNIIDQDNKFLIVTSVKSIVEISFKLNDLNSRSKNFLLSYIERPDDELMFVLILKNLSDRQISIDKKLIDYIIKRIDRSYSKIFDFIYKIDEISLKRKKSIDFKIIKEVLGE; encoded by the coding sequence ATGAAAAACTTCAATCAATTGATTATCAAATTTGATCATGAACAAAATTTTAAAGATCAAGATTTTTATGTATCAAAAAGTAATGAATATTCTTTTAAATTATTAAGTAGTTGGCCAAAATGGGAAAAAAATTTTTTAAATCTAATTGGAGAAAAGTTTTCAGGAAAATCTCACTTAGTTAATATTTTTTTAAAAAAATTTAAAGGAATAAAAATAAATGCAAGTGAGATAAGTAATCAGTTTTTAAAAGACATAAAAATTTATGAAAATATTATTATTGAAAATCTTGATAACAATATAGAAGAAAATTTATTTTTCACTTTATTAAATATTATTGATCAAGATAATAAATTTTTAATTGTGACTTCTGTAAAATCTATTGTTGAAATATCATTTAAATTAAATGATTTAAATTCACGTTCTAAAAATTTTCTTTTATCTTATATTGAGAGGCCTGATGATGAACTAATGTTTGTACTAATATTAAAAAATCTATCAGACAGGCAAATATCTATAGATAAGAAACTGATAGACTATATAATTAAAAGAATTGATAGATCGTATAGCAAAATTTTTGATTTCATATATAAAATCGACGAAATAAGTTTAAAAAGAAAAAAATCTATAGATTTTAAAATTATTAAAGAAGTTTTGGGAGAATAA
- the accC gene encoding acetyl-CoA carboxylase biotin carboxylase subunit, with protein sequence MFKKILIANRGEIAVRIIRACKEWGIPTVAVHSDVDRDSMHVRMADESVCIGSHQPTNSYLNIPNLMSAIELTNSDAVHPGYGFLSENSNFAKILEDNKIGFIGASSKHIEMMGDKIQAKRIAKENGLPVIEGSEGGVTDIAQAKELCKKIGFPVLIKASGGGGGKGMKIVHREEEFENLFSTAKSEAQKYFGNDEVYIEKFFQNPRHIEVQILAGKNNVVHLHERDCSVQRRHQKLIEETPSPVLNDEIRKDLFDRTVQMVSKIGYMGAGTVEFIYEDGKFYFLEMNTRVQVEHPVTEMVTGIDIIKEQIWIAFSGETALKQDDIKPRGHAIECRINAEDASKNFQPSPGVISMCHQPSGFRTRVDGAIFQGYKVTPYYDSMVCKLICHGRNRTEAIQRMNRSLDEFVIEGITTTIPLHKKLLSHKKFINSDFNVSWLDNDTIV encoded by the coding sequence ATGTTTAAAAAAATTTTAATTGCAAACCGTGGGGAGATTGCAGTTAGAATAATTAGAGCATGTAAAGAATGGGGAATTCCTACAGTCGCTGTACACTCTGATGTTGATAGAGACAGTATGCATGTTCGAATGGCTGATGAAAGTGTATGCATAGGATCGCATCAACCAACGAATAGCTATTTAAATATTCCAAACTTAATGTCAGCAATAGAGCTTACTAACTCGGATGCTGTTCATCCAGGTTATGGATTTCTATCTGAAAATTCTAATTTTGCTAAAATTCTTGAAGATAACAAAATAGGTTTTATTGGCGCCTCATCTAAGCATATAGAAATGATGGGTGACAAAATACAAGCAAAAAGAATTGCAAAAGAGAATGGACTACCAGTAATTGAAGGTTCAGAGGGTGGTGTGACTGACATTGCTCAAGCTAAAGAATTATGTAAAAAAATTGGTTTTCCAGTTTTAATTAAAGCTTCAGGTGGTGGCGGTGGAAAAGGTATGAAAATTGTTCATAGAGAAGAAGAGTTTGAAAATTTATTTTCAACTGCAAAATCTGAGGCTCAAAAATATTTTGGTAATGACGAAGTTTATATTGAAAAGTTTTTTCAAAACCCAAGACATATTGAGGTTCAAATCTTGGCAGGTAAAAATAACGTCGTTCATTTACATGAAAGAGATTGTTCTGTTCAAAGAAGACATCAAAAGTTAATTGAAGAAACACCAAGTCCAGTTCTAAATGATGAAATTAGAAAAGATTTATTTGATAGAACGGTACAAATGGTAAGTAAGATTGGTTATATGGGGGCAGGAACCGTAGAGTTTATTTATGAAGATGGAAAATTTTACTTTTTGGAGATGAACACAAGAGTTCAGGTTGAACACCCTGTAACAGAGATGGTTACAGGTATTGATATTATTAAAGAACAAATTTGGATTGCCTTTTCTGGAGAAACAGCTCTTAAACAAGATGATATAAAGCCTAGAGGTCACGCAATTGAATGTAGAATTAATGCAGAAGATGCAAGTAAAAATTTTCAGCCATCTCCAGGAGTTATTAGCATGTGTCATCAACCATCTGGTTTTAGAACAAGAGTAGATGGAGCTATATTTCAAGGATATAAAGTTACACCTTATTATGACAGTATGGTCTGTAAATTGATTTGTCATGGAAGAAATAGAACAGAGGCTATTCAAAGAATGAATAGATCTTTAGATGAGTTTGTCATTGAAGGAATTACTACAACTATTCCACTACATAAAAAGTTACTAAGTCATAAAAAATTTATTAACTCAGATTTTAATGTAAGCTGGCTTGATAATGATACAATTGTTTAA
- a CDS encoding DUF2155 domain-containing protein has translation MPLKRNILVGKSKLNLFYFILFIYLFLCNFSFAKNNTEGVFTDLKILDKISSKNTLIQLKNGELVKFKDLSIKSLKCKNSEFDDNPEITAYIQVKDLTDQDKDEVFVFNGWMFSSSPSITPFDHPVYDVWLVNCY, from the coding sequence ATGCCATTAAAAAGAAATATTCTAGTTGGAAAGAGTAAATTAAATTTATTTTATTTTATTTTATTTATCTATCTTTTTTTGTGTAACTTTTCTTTTGCAAAAAATAATACAGAAGGTGTTTTTACTGATCTAAAAATTTTAGACAAAATAAGCTCTAAAAATACTTTAATCCAATTAAAGAATGGTGAATTAGTAAAATTTAAAGACTTATCCATAAAAAGTTTAAAATGTAAAAATTCAGAATTTGATGATAATCCAGAAATTACTGCATATATCCAGGTAAAAGATTTAACAGATCAAGATAAAGATGAAGTGTTTGTGTTTAATGGATGGATGTTCTCCTCAAGTCCTTCGATAACTCCATTTGATCACCCCGTATATGATGTTTGGCTTGTGAATTGTTATTAA